One window of the Candidatus Hinthialibacter antarcticus genome contains the following:
- a CDS encoding DUF1552 domain-containing protein, translating into MGTQSNKLTRRTLLRGASAALALPWLEAMAPLASFANSGQNGLDEQAPVRMAALFMPNGVYPKMWTPDSDGHDFELSPSLLPLKNLKDDILVLTNLWNAGSNTGDGHYVKAAGFLTCRTINKTVGVDLNSNGISVDQLAALHTKTKTPIASLELGTEPVHTGVDVNVGYTRVYGGHIAWRTPTSPLAKEISPRLVYERMFRASQLGPTDARDDMPLLDLVLEDANQLRRQLGASDKNRMDEYLHSVRSLEERIERANSPDEETWEPRAAFDPEEMPPEGVPKEHAEHVRLMMDLMVLAFQTDSTRVCTFMFGNSVSNKNFSFVEGVDGAHHSISHHQKDKDKLRQYQLINQWHVEQYGYLLNRLKQIKEGEKTLLDNSMILFGSGLSDGDRHDPHNLPIIIGGRGGGRIKTGFHNKYGKDTPLANLYVSMMDAFGAPVERFADSTGHLPGVLV; encoded by the coding sequence ATGGGGACGCAATCAAACAAACTCACCCGACGCACATTATTACGCGGAGCCAGCGCCGCATTGGCTTTGCCGTGGCTCGAAGCGATGGCGCCGTTGGCGAGTTTCGCGAACTCCGGTCAAAATGGGCTAGATGAGCAAGCGCCGGTTCGCATGGCGGCGCTGTTTATGCCCAATGGCGTTTACCCCAAAATGTGGACGCCCGATTCTGACGGACATGACTTTGAACTGTCCCCTTCTCTCTTGCCTCTCAAAAATTTAAAAGACGATATTCTGGTTCTAACGAACCTTTGGAACGCAGGCAGCAATACCGGCGATGGTCATTACGTCAAAGCAGCGGGCTTTCTCACCTGCCGTACCATCAACAAAACCGTGGGCGTTGACCTCAACAGCAACGGCATTTCGGTTGACCAACTCGCCGCGCTTCATACCAAAACCAAGACGCCGATCGCATCCTTAGAACTCGGGACGGAACCCGTCCACACCGGCGTCGACGTCAACGTCGGCTATACCCGCGTATACGGCGGACACATCGCCTGGCGAACGCCCACCAGTCCGCTTGCGAAAGAGATTAGCCCCCGTTTGGTCTATGAACGCATGTTCCGCGCCAGCCAACTTGGCCCTACAGACGCACGCGACGATATGCCGTTGCTCGACTTGGTTCTTGAAGATGCAAACCAATTACGCCGCCAGTTGGGCGCATCCGACAAAAACCGCATGGATGAATACTTACATTCCGTCCGTTCGCTTGAAGAGCGAATCGAACGCGCCAACAGCCCTGATGAAGAAACATGGGAGCCGCGCGCTGCGTTTGATCCAGAAGAAATGCCGCCGGAGGGCGTTCCCAAAGAACACGCTGAGCATGTCCGCTTGATGATGGACTTGATGGTGTTGGCGTTTCAGACTGATTCAACTCGAGTTTGCACCTTCATGTTCGGAAACTCGGTTAGCAACAAGAACTTCTCGTTTGTTGAGGGCGTCGACGGCGCTCACCATTCGATTTCACATCATCAAAAAGACAAAGACAAACTACGCCAGTATCAACTTATTAACCAATGGCATGTCGAGCAATATGGGTACCTACTCAACCGCTTAAAGCAAATCAAAGAAGGCGAAAAGACCTTGCTCGATAACTCAATGATTCTATTTGGCTCCGGTCTCAGCGATGGCGACCGTCACGACCCTCATAATTTACCCATCATCATAGGTGGACGCGGCGGCGGCAGAATCAAGACCGGGTTCCACAATAAATATGGCAAAGACACGCCGCTCGCCAATTTATATGTATCCATGATGGATGCGTTCGGCGCTCCTGTCGAACGCTTTGCCGACAGCACGGGCCATCTACCCGGCGTTTTGGTTTAA
- a CDS encoding sugar-binding protein, which yields MKKLGMVMLGVCVFAASGVIAQDAPLSLSAGWANAAPTIDGIVNLDEYATAARISINALDETPPGVSTTDAGLVGGPNADGKQSIEDSSALVYIMNDGENFYLAFDITDDVNDTSRTDGNHRKDGIEVRIDSDNNDTDDREEGIDVYPTLMRDGATADFNADISEVVFTEKSDGTGFMAEFRVSAQTFADIIGFDVAINDSDDGDVADRDTQYRWTGIDDASWNDPFKWGDLTLATGPGNGVFGRMVSGQATSAPTLDGVLNAGEWSGATMIAWDANDEIRPGVTTEDAGVVGGQFGNGKQTYEDSHAVAYIMNDEEWFYLAVDVTDDVLDFSRTEGNHLKDSIELRIDPDFNKSAEREDGVDIFPTFIGDGSLDADGSNDISNGVTVLKPDGTGFILEFRASMSVMAPVIGFDIGINDSDDPAVQNRDTQYRIYGADDSSWNNPTMWGELVLYSSSVDSTVWEKY from the coding sequence ATGAAAAAATTAGGTATGGTAATGCTCGGTGTATGCGTTTTTGCAGCATCCGGCGTAATAGCGCAAGATGCACCTCTTTCGCTTAGCGCTGGTTGGGCGAACGCAGCGCCAACCATCGACGGCATTGTAAACTTGGATGAGTATGCAACCGCCGCTCGCATCAGTATTAATGCTCTCGATGAAACACCACCAGGCGTCAGCACGACAGATGCCGGTCTAGTCGGCGGCCCGAATGCCGACGGCAAACAATCCATCGAAGATTCAAGCGCGTTGGTCTATATCATGAACGACGGCGAAAATTTTTATCTCGCTTTCGATATCACTGATGATGTGAATGACACCAGCCGCACGGATGGAAATCATCGCAAAGATGGCATCGAAGTTCGCATCGATTCGGATAACAACGACACGGATGATCGTGAAGAAGGCATTGATGTCTACCCCACCCTCATGCGTGACGGAGCAACCGCTGACTTTAATGCAGATATTTCTGAAGTGGTATTTACAGAAAAATCTGACGGCACAGGCTTCATGGCTGAATTTCGTGTTAGCGCGCAAACATTCGCCGATATCATCGGTTTCGATGTCGCCATTAACGACAGTGATGACGGTGACGTAGCCGATCGCGACACCCAGTATCGCTGGACTGGTATTGATGACGCCTCCTGGAACGACCCATTCAAATGGGGCGACCTGACTCTGGCCACCGGCCCTGGCAACGGCGTATTTGGCCGCATGGTCTCAGGTCAAGCGACCTCAGCGCCGACTCTAGACGGCGTGTTAAATGCTGGCGAATGGTCGGGCGCAACGATGATCGCTTGGGACGCCAATGACGAAATTCGCCCTGGCGTCACCACCGAAGACGCGGGCGTCGTTGGCGGTCAATTCGGCAACGGTAAACAGACTTATGAAGATTCACATGCTGTTGCGTACATCATGAATGATGAAGAGTGGTTCTATCTGGCTGTTGACGTCACAGACGATGTCTTGGACTTCAGCCGCACCGAAGGAAACCATCTTAAAGACAGCATCGAACTTCGCATCGATCCCGATTTCAACAAATCTGCGGAGCGCGAAGACGGCGTCGACATTTTTCCGACGTTTATTGGCGACGGCAGTCTTGATGCTGATGGAAGCAATGACATATCAAACGGCGTCACAGTGCTCAAACCAGACGGAACGGGCTTTATCTTAGAGTTCCGCGCCAGCATGAGCGTTATGGCCCCGGTAATTGGCTTTGATATCGGCATTAACGATAGTGATGATCCAGCGGTGCAAAACCGCGACACTCAATACCGCATCTATGGCGCAGATGATTCATCATGGAACAATCCAACGATGTGGGGCGAGTTAGTTCTTTACTCGTCAAGCGTTGATTCAACCGTTTGGGAAAAATACTAA
- a CDS encoding FG-GAP-like repeat-containing protein: protein MRRIIFVLPVFILLISTENLWAQYNQSLVVDELVTAIESRNPQKGFQALDAIQAELIGDDLRNIDAALQKVVYNDSWMEFVKQLYNKANQHSMIGSQLSRCYCQTDRVEDGITLMKQMVAEDSNNLLLLHRACIVGYSNNQFEDANLWIARLLELEPGHIDALFLKGAVLSKEGKYDEARRILLEVVRLEPNHRLVFYELGLLENLDNKPEKAEQYLRKVIQIQPFHQKAYNQLLLSLSRQKKKDELEKVRAIGAYLNDWGKSKLVRIFELFNRQNALSPQETLEISLEYCQVGRNDLAYKHLTRLVENGNANNQILLLLGQIEYIQKRFEKSLAYLKIVSDKRMRSTEYYMKIVAGSLFALKRYEECEKIVVAALSVYPESEPLKALKKMIDEIEASPTTMAQAELKSASTEESKQVTADSGEKNKERSNHLKKGALKEVAPGKFHFVDASEQSGLMAFQHRLGHPDKRWILDAMGSGVAVGDYDNDGDDDIYFSNGRPDAVKPDSNFRNYLFRNDQGQFVDVTLEAGVGDLGYSMGAVFGDVNNDGWLDLYVGNFGRNTLYINKGDGTFHDATDSAGVGDGGYCAALTVGDFNKDGFLDIYAGNYVDFDPVRDAERRGDFYGVSVFVHPLDFDAQPDRMYFNQGDGTFKDVMGDFGLNSTNGRAMGAVAFDMENDGDLDLYVTNDTTYNFVFQNNNGFFEDVSYFSGGAFTANGQEHASMGMSPGDYDNDGFMDLFVTSYVNQTDLIYRNDGKGMLHDVTGIVGLLNPSFLKVTWGTNWCDFNADGWLDVFTANGHIYPQVDEMDLTHTYRQGVSFYQNLGKQFIDVTGPSLPSGIRMESGRGSAMLDFDNDGDMDIVVNCIDAKPVLLENKTQGKNWLNVKLLGSSAQTYGVRVVARKSDNHWTRIVDGGSSYISQSTSTLHFGFGDYQTIDELTVYWNHAAPTVIQNPTMNSLITIGFPK, encoded by the coding sequence ATGCGACGTATAATCTTTGTATTACCAGTTTTCATATTGTTGATTTCAACCGAAAATCTCTGGGCGCAATACAACCAATCCCTCGTTGTGGATGAACTTGTGACCGCGATTGAGTCCAGGAATCCACAAAAAGGGTTTCAAGCCCTTGATGCAATTCAGGCCGAGTTGATTGGTGACGATTTGCGGAATATTGACGCAGCTCTGCAGAAAGTTGTTTACAATGACAGTTGGATGGAATTTGTTAAACAACTTTATAACAAAGCCAATCAACATTCGATGATTGGCTCTCAATTGTCCCGCTGCTATTGTCAGACTGACCGCGTTGAAGATGGGATTACTTTAATGAAGCAGATGGTTGCTGAAGATTCAAACAACCTTCTGCTGCTGCATCGTGCTTGCATCGTTGGTTATTCAAATAATCAGTTTGAAGACGCCAATCTCTGGATCGCACGGTTGCTTGAACTCGAACCTGGGCATATTGATGCGCTTTTTCTCAAAGGGGCGGTACTGTCAAAAGAAGGCAAGTATGACGAAGCGCGTCGGATCTTGCTTGAAGTCGTTCGTCTCGAACCAAACCACCGACTTGTATTTTATGAGTTGGGCCTGTTAGAAAACCTCGATAACAAACCCGAAAAAGCTGAACAATATTTGCGTAAAGTGATCCAAATACAACCGTTTCATCAAAAAGCCTACAATCAATTACTGCTGAGCCTTTCGAGGCAAAAGAAAAAAGATGAACTTGAGAAGGTCCGGGCGATCGGCGCCTATCTAAACGATTGGGGAAAATCCAAACTGGTGCGAATTTTCGAGCTGTTTAACCGCCAAAATGCTCTTTCTCCCCAAGAAACGCTTGAAATTTCGTTGGAGTATTGCCAAGTCGGACGAAACGATCTTGCCTATAAACATCTCACGCGTTTAGTTGAAAACGGAAACGCTAACAACCAAATATTGTTGTTATTAGGGCAGATTGAGTATATTCAGAAACGGTTTGAGAAAAGTCTAGCGTATTTAAAAATCGTTTCAGACAAACGGATGCGCTCAACGGAATATTATATGAAGATTGTCGCAGGATCGTTGTTTGCATTAAAACGATATGAAGAATGTGAAAAAATCGTCGTTGCGGCTCTTTCGGTTTATCCTGAATCAGAACCGTTAAAAGCCTTGAAAAAAATGATTGATGAAATAGAGGCGTCGCCAACTACAATGGCTCAAGCAGAGTTGAAATCGGCCTCAACGGAAGAATCAAAACAAGTAACCGCCGATAGCGGCGAGAAAAATAAAGAGCGCTCCAATCATTTAAAGAAAGGTGCGCTTAAAGAAGTTGCACCGGGCAAATTTCATTTCGTCGATGCGTCAGAGCAAAGCGGGTTAATGGCGTTTCAGCATCGCTTAGGCCACCCCGACAAACGTTGGATACTAGACGCGATGGGGTCAGGCGTCGCTGTCGGCGATTATGACAATGACGGCGATGATGACATTTATTTTTCAAACGGGCGGCCTGATGCGGTAAAACCAGATAGCAATTTCAGGAATTATTTGTTCCGTAACGATCAGGGACAGTTTGTCGATGTAACGCTTGAAGCAGGCGTCGGCGATTTGGGCTATTCAATGGGGGCCGTTTTTGGCGATGTCAACAACGATGGCTGGTTAGATTTATACGTCGGAAACTTCGGTCGCAATACGCTTTATATCAACAAGGGCGACGGTACGTTTCACGACGCGACCGACTCAGCGGGCGTCGGCGACGGCGGATATTGCGCCGCTCTCACAGTGGGCGATTTTAATAAAGATGGTTTTCTGGATATTTATGCAGGAAATTACGTCGATTTTGATCCTGTACGCGATGCAGAACGCCGCGGCGACTTTTACGGCGTTTCCGTTTTTGTCCATCCATTGGATTTTGACGCACAACCTGACCGGATGTACTTCAATCAAGGCGATGGGACCTTCAAAGATGTTATGGGAGACTTTGGCCTGAATTCGACGAACGGCAGAGCAATGGGGGCGGTCGCATTCGACATGGAAAACGATGGCGACCTCGATTTGTATGTGACCAACGACACGACATATAACTTTGTGTTTCAGAACAATAACGGTTTTTTTGAAGATGTCAGCTATTTTTCCGGCGGCGCTTTTACCGCCAACGGACAGGAACACGCCAGCATGGGGATGTCGCCGGGCGACTACGACAACGACGGTTTTATGGATTTATTTGTCACCTCTTACGTCAATCAGACAGACCTTATATACCGCAACGATGGAAAAGGCATGTTGCACGATGTGACCGGAATCGTTGGCCTGCTGAACCCAAGCTTTCTCAAAGTCACATGGGGAACCAATTGGTGCGACTTTAACGCTGACGGATGGTTGGATGTGTTTACCGCCAATGGGCATATATATCCACAAGTGGATGAAATGGACCTGACCCATACCTATCGGCAAGGCGTTTCATTCTATCAGAACCTAGGCAAACAGTTTATCGATGTGACAGGGCCGAGCCTACCCAGCGGTATTCGCATGGAATCGGGACGTGGTTCGGCAATGTTGGATTTCGATAATGACGGCGATATGGACATTGTCGTCAATTGCATCGATGCGAAGCCTGTCTTGCTTGAAAATAAGACGCAGGGTAAGAATTGGTTGAATGTGAAATTACTTGGATCAAGCGCCCAAACCTACGGCGTTCGAGTGGTCGCTAGAAAAAGTGACAATCACTGGACGCGAATTGTCGACGGCGGTTCAAGTTATATTTCTCAATCGACTTCAACGTTGCATTTTGGCTTCGGCGATTACCAAACCATTGATGAGTTGACCGTTTATTGGAACCATGCCGCACCGACGGTAATTCAAAATCCCACTATGAATTCATTGATAACAATTGGCTTTCCTAAGTGA